One window of Mobula hypostoma chromosome 30, sMobHyp1.1, whole genome shotgun sequence genomic DNA carries:
- the rnaseh2c gene encoding ribonuclease H2 subunit C, with protein sequence MASPGNSAVRVEARALEAVPRDRVHMLPVTIESDGNARVDQYFTPAMRERDGELLVSYRGRALRGRDLPVPPGYVGLVLREDQKPCSDEEERAVSVKSAFSSLTYWNLETRPTPDDTVVMAMGWTQIAQALHAPVGEE encoded by the exons ATGGCGAGCCCGGGAAACTCCGCGGTCCGGGTGGAGGCGAGGGCGCTCGAGGCCGTGCCGAGAGACCGCGTCCACATGCTTCCCGTCACCATCGAGTCCGACGGCAACGCCAGGGTAGATCAGTACTTCACGCCGGCAATGCGGGAGCGCGATGGCG AGCTGCTGGTCTCCTATCGCGGCCGGGCACTGCGGGGCCGAGATCTCCCTGTGCCCCCTGGCTACGTCGGGCTCGTGCTGAGAGAGGACCAGAAGCCGTGCTCGGATGAGGAG GAGCGTGCCGTCAGCGTGAAGTCGGCCTTCTCGTCGCTGACGTACTGGAACCTGGAGACGCGGCCAACACCGGACGACACCGTGGTGATGGCGATGGGCTGGACACAGATTGCCCAGGCT CTGCACGCCCCGGTGGGAGAAGAGTGA